In the genome of Hyalangium minutum, the window GGACAGCCCCGTCACGACCCAGGGGCCCGCGCAGGAGAAGGTGTCGTAGCTCTTGGCGCGGGTGTGCTGCACCTCGCGCTTCTGGATGTCGCGCGCCGTCACGTCATTGAAGCAGGTGAGCCCCCAGATGGCGCGCGCGGCGGTGGCCTCGTCCACGTTCTTCAACCGCTCGCCGATGAGCAGGCCCAGCTCCGCCTCGTAGTGCACCTCCTCGCTGGCCTTGGGAATACGGATGGGCGAGCGCGGCGCATTGAGCGAAGTGGAGGGCTTCATGAAAATGAGCGGCTCGGGCGGCACCGGCTTGCCCATCTCCTCCGCGTGCTTGCGGTAGTTCTGCCCGATGCAGACGATCTTCGAGGCCTCGGAGGGCACCTGCAGCGCCACCGCGGACAGCGAGCGCCGCAGCCCCGTCTCCTTGCTCCCCTGGCCCCAGGGCGCGCCGTTGAGGACAACCACCTCATTGCCCTCGATGCGGCCGTACCAGGCGCGGCCTTCGTGCAGGAAGCGGCAGTAGCGTGTGACGGTCATGCGGTCCTCTTCAGGCCGAGCACGTCGGCCATGTCGTAGATTCCAGGGCGTTGGGCCACCACCCAGTTTGCCGCGCGCAGGGCCCCCTTGGCGAACTGGTCCCGGCTGGTTGCCCGGTGGGTGAGCTCCACCCGCTCGCCCTCTCCGAAGAAAAACACCGTGTGCTCGCCCACCACGTCCCCACCCCGCAGCGCCTGCACGCCGATCTCCTGCGGCGCCCGCGCCCCCAGCCAGCCCTTGCGCGCGAAGACGAGGTCGTCACTCGTGCGGCCCAGCGACTGGGCGAGCACCTCGGCCAGCCTCAGCGCCGTACCCGAGGGCGCGTCCTTCTTCTTGTTGTGGTGCGTCTCCAGGACTTCCACGTCGAAGCCCTCGCCCAGCACGCGGGCCAGCTCGGCCGCCACCTGGATGACGACATTGACGCCCACCGAGGTGTTCGGCGCCAGCACGATGGGAATGGACATGGACGCGGAGGCCACCTCCGAGCGCGTGTCCGGCGAGAAGCCCGTGGAGCCAATCACCATGGGCACGCCGCGCACCGCGCACAGCCGCGCGTGCTCCACGCTGGCCTCGGCGCTGGTGAAGTCGATGACCACCTGGGCGCCCGCATCGATGGCCTTGCCCAGGTCATCCAACACGGCCAGCCCGAGCGGATCGCTCAGGCGCGCGGCGGTGCCGGCATCCTGCCCCACCGCAGGGCTGCCCGTCCGGGAGGTGGCGCCCACGACGGTGAGGCCCGGGGTACTGCGCGCGAGCCGCAGCAGCGTGCTGCCCATGCGGCCCGAGACACCGGTAATGACTGTACGAAGCATGGGCTCCCCGCTCTCGACACCCGAGCCTCCAGACGGGAGAGCCCGGGGATGACTCACACCAGGTTCAACCGCGTCAGCTCTTCCTTCAGCTTCGCCGCCTGCGGCTCGGACAGCGGCGTCAGCGGCAGGCGAATCTCCGGGCCAAACACGCCCATCAGGTGCAGCGCCCACTTCACGGGGATGGGGTTGGACTCCACGAAGAGCAGCTTGTGCAGCGCGTTCATCCCCACCTGGAGGTCGCGCGCCTTCTCCAGTTCGCCGGCGCGGGCCGCGGCCACCAGATCCGCCATCATCCGCGGCGCCACGTTCGAGGACACCGAGACGACGCCCTTGCCGCCGCACGCGATGAAGGGCAGCACCGTGAAGTCATCCCCGGACAGCAGGGTGATGCGGTCGCCGCACTTCTCCACCAGGTCCACCGCGCGCGCCATGCTCCCCGTGGCCTCCTTGAGGGCCACCACCTCGGGGATGTCGCACAGCCACATGACCGTCTCGGGCAGCAGATCCACGCCCGTGCGGCCCGGAACGTTGTAGGCCACGATGGGGAAGCCCGGGTGCGCCTTGGCGATGGCCCGGTAGTGCTGCAGCAGGCCGTACTGCGTGGGCTTGTTGTAGTAGGGCGTGACGATGAGCGTGCCCGCCGCGCCCAGTTCGCGCACGCGGCCCACGGACTCAATGGTCTCCGCCGTGCTGTTGGAGCCCGCTCCCGCCACCACCGGCACCCGGCCCTTTGCCGCCGCCACGGCCACGCGCACCGCTTGGGAGCGCTCTTCGGCCGTCATCGTCACGGCCTCGCCCGTCGTCCCGATGGGCAGCAGCACGCTCGTCCCGCCGGCGATCTGCCGCTCGATCAGCGCGCGGTAGGCGTCCTCATCGAGCTTTCCATTCCGGAAAGGCGTGGCGAGCGCCGTCATGGAGCCTTCAAAGGTCATCATGAACGCCGCTTATACGGTCAGGCCCGCTCGCCGCGCCAGAGATCCTCGACGGTCTCACGCTCGCGGATGACTCGCCATGCCGCTCCGTCAACAAGCACCTCGGCGGGCCGGGGCCGGGAATTGTACGTTGATGCCATGCTCATGCCGTACGCCCCAGCACTCATGACGGCGTACAGCTCGCCCTGTTGAGGAAGAACGATCGGCCGGGCCCGGGCGAGCACGTCGGTGGACTCGCACACCGGACCCACCACGTCCACCTGAACGGGCTTGCCGCGCCGTTTCACCACGGGTTGCAGCTCGTGGTGGGCCTCGTAGAGCGCCGGGCGGATGAGATCGTTCATCCCCACATCCACCACTACGAAGGTCTTCGCGGGGGTGCGCTTGCGGTACAGCACGCGGGTGAGCAGCACGCCGGCGTTGCCCACCAGCACACGCCCCGGCTCGAGGATGAGGGTGGCCCCCGTGTCCTTGGACGCCTCCAGCACGGTGCGGGCGTACTCCTGAGGCGAGGGAGGCGTCTCGTCCCGGTAGGTGATGCCCAGGCCACCGCCGATGTCCAGGTACGCCAGCGGATGGCCCTGCTCCTTGAGCGAGCGGTACAGCCCCGCCACCTTGGAGATGGCCGCCTTCATGGGCGCCGAGCGGGTCAGCTGCGAGCCGATGTGGCAGTCCAGGCCCACCGCGCTCAGCCCCTTCATCTTCCGGGAGCGGGTGTAGAGGTCCACCGCCTCCTCGAAGGGCACGCCGAACTTGGACGTCTTCAGGCCAGTGGCGATGTGGCGGTGCGTGCGCGCATCCACGTCCGGGTTCACGCGCAGAGCGAACGGAGCGCGGCGGCCCAGGCGGCGGCCCACCGCGTCGAGCATCTCCAGCTCCTCGGCGCTCTCCACGTTGAACATGAGGAGGCCGGCGTTGAGCGCCCGCTCCATCTCGTCCGGCGTCTTGCCCACGCCGGCGAACACCGTCTTGGCCGGATCGCCGCCCGCCTGCCGCACCCGGGCGAGCTCGCCGCCCGAGACGATGTCGAAGCCGCCCCCCGCCTCCGCGAACAGCCGCAGCACCGCGAGGGTGCTGTTGGCCTTCACCGAGTAGCAGATGAGGTGCGGGTGCTTCCCGAAGGCCTCCGTCACCATCTGGAAGTGCCGGGTGAGCGTGGCCTTCGAGTACACGTAGGTGGGCGTCCCCACCGCCTCAGCGATGGCGGGCAGGGGCACCTCCTCCGCGTGGAGGGTGCCTCGGTGATAGCTGAAGTGATTCACTTGCCTGTATCCGGCGAAGGCGAAGGCTGGGCATCCGCGGGAGGCGGAGGAGGAGGCTCGGGAGGGCGCGGGGCCCCCTTGATGCCACAGGCCGCCAGGAGCAGCCCCAAGCCCAGGAGCACCACGAAGCCACGATAGAAGCGCTTCATGTCCGTGGCCTAGAAGCGGATGCCGAGCGTGCCGCGCAACGCCTGAGCCGTCTCGAACTCACGCTGAACGGCCGAGTTCGGGGCCTCCTGCAGGCCGGACATGGGGAAGAGGATGCCCCAGTTGAGGCCGGCCACGAAGCCATCCTCGGTCTCGTAGCGGGCGCCCAGGTCCACCTCGAGGCCCAGGCTGCGGTTCACGGTGGACGGCGTGGACTGCGCGTAGAGCGCCTGCGAATAGACGACACTGCCGAACAGGTCGAAGCCGTCCGCCAGCGAGTACTTCACGTTGGGCTTGACGTAGACCGCGTCGGTGAGGCCGCCGATGAGCTCGCGCCAGAGGATGTTGTCCACGCGATAGGCGCGGTTGAAGCGGAAGTTGCGGATGGCGTTGTCGCTGCAGCCGCCCACGCCGCACTGGTACTGGGGCAGGCCCACGTCCCGGCCGTTCGGGTTGACGGTGCGGCTGCGCTGGAAGTAGCCGAAGCCCGAGGCCTTGTCACCCGAGGCAAAGCCGAGCTCCAGGCCCAGGTGCAGATCGCCGTTGAGCATCTTGTACTCGCCCTGGGCCACACCGCCGAACTGGAGCACGCGCAGCGACTGGTTCTGCGAGGGGTTGGAGGCGTCCCCCAGGGTCAGCGCCCGGTTGTTGATGCTGCCGTAGGTGGCCGCCAACTCCACCTCGATGCGGAACATGCGCTCCTCGTAGCGCAGCCACAGGTCCGGCACGTACAGCGTGGCGTCGCGCGGCACGAAGGTCAGCGTGGCCGTGTTGTTCTCCTCCTCCCAGCGCTGGGTGCGGTAGGTGAAGTGCAGGCCGTAGTTGAGCACGCCCTGGTTGTTCTCCAGCTTGTCCTTGGCCTGTTGGTCCGTGTCCCGACGGGCGATGGCAATCACGTAGCTGTGGCTGTCGTCCGCGTTCGAGTAATCGAACGACTCGCGCTGGGCGTCGCCCGTCACCTGCTGGCTGGTGGCGCCCTCGTCGTTGAAGTCGATCATCGGCGTCACGTAGAAGCCGGAGAAGGGCTCGGTGACGAACTGGATGCGGTCCACCGTGTCGCCGAAGTCACAGTCCAGACAGTTGCCGTCATTGCGCAGCATGCCCAGGCCCCAGTGGCTGCCCATGCGGCCGAAGCGCAGAATGCCCACCGGCGTGCTCACCTCGCCGTAGGCCCGCTTCACCACGATGGAGTCGCGCAGCGCGGTCACCGCCGAGGCCGAGGAGTCCTGGCTCTCGGAGAAGATGCCGAAGATGTTGCGGCCGCCATCCAGCGTCAGGTCCGGCGTGGAGCCGAACAGGAAGTTGTCCAGCAGGTCCACCTGCATCTTGAGGCGGACCTCCTCGGAGACGTTGAAGGTGGGCTCCAGCCGCACGCGCATGTTGGCGCCTGCCTGGGTGTTCTCCGTCTCCGAGCGCGTGGGGAACAGCGAGGTGTCCCGCCCCTTGCCCAAGTCAAACTTGTAGAAGAGGTTCGGCCGCACGCGGAAGTACCCATCCAGCGTGAACAGCTCCAGCTTGCGCTTCTCCTCCGTCCACTCCTGCTGCCAGTCAGAGCCCAGCGACTGGGTGGCCATCTGCGCGCGGATCTCCTCGCGCATCTCCTGCTTGGCGGCTTCCAGGCGACGGTCCAGCTCGGCCTGCATCTCTGGGGTCAGCTCGCTCGGAGCGGCGGGGGCAGACTGAGCAGCGGGAGCGGCCGGGGCCGGCGTGGCGACAGCGGGAGCCGCCGGGGTGGCGGGCGCGGGCTGGGCGGACGCGGGCGTCCCGCTCTCGGGCACCGGCGTCTTCTGTGGCGACGTCTGAGCGGTGGCCGTGGCGGAGGCGACGAGCAACGCCGCCAGCAGGACGTGAGACATGGGCACGTTTCTCCAGAACCGCTCGGGGCGGCTGAGTACAGAGGGCGCGCGAGTTAAGCCACGGGGGGGAGGGGTGTCAACGTGAACCACACGTCCCGTACCCACATGTCAACTCACGGCTTGGGGCCCTGGCGCAGCTCGACGAGCACCCCGTGGTTCCCCTTGGGGTGGATGAAGGCCACCTTCGCCCCACCCGCGCCGGGCTTAGGCGTCTCGTCGATCAGCGGTGCGCCCTTGGCCTTGAGGGCCGCCAGGGTCGCTTCAATGTCCTCCACCTCCAGGCAGATGTGGTGCATCCCCTCGCCCCGCTTCTCGAGGAACCGGGCCACGCCGGTGTCCGCAGAGGTGGGACAAATCAGCTCCACCCGGCCCATGCCGTGGCCGAAGATGGCGGTGCGCACCTGCTGCTCGGGCACCTCCTCAATCTCGGCCAGCTCCAAGCCCAGCACGTCCCGGTAGTGGGAGATGGCCTTCTCCAGGTCCTTCACGGCGATGGCCACGTGGTCGAGGCCCTTGGATTTGACGCTCATCGCTTCCTCCCTTTGCTTCGGGTTGTGCTGCGCAGGGGTTGGCACTTCGCGCAGAAGTGCGTGGTCCGTCCGCCTTGCGTGAAGGACTGAACCTTTGTCTTGCACTGGGGGCAGGGCGTGCCCGCTCGGCCGTAGATGAGGAACGGGTTGTCGGCGCCCTCCTCCAGGTACGTCTGCTCATCCCCCACCTCTTCCGCCAAGGCCCGCTGGAGCGTCTCATGGATGGCCTGGGTGAGGCGCTCCCACTCCTCGGGCTTGAGCGAGGCGGGCTTGCGGGCCGGGTGCAGGCGGGAGCGGAACAGGGCCTCGGCGGCGTAGATGTTGCCCAGGCCCGCCAGGAGCCCCTGGTCCATCAGCGCCACCTTGAGGTCCTGCCGGGTGGTGCCGAGCGCCTCCCGGAGCTGCTCCGCGGAGAGCCCGTCCGCCACCGGGTCCCGGCCCAGCTCCTCGATGGCCTTGAGCTGGCGGAGCTTCGCGGCGGGGGCGGGCTCCATTCGCCCGAAGAGGCGGGAATCCTTGAAGTGGATGACAGTGCCGTCCTCCAGGTGGAGGCGGGCGCGGCTGTAGGGCTCGGACTGGCCCTCGGGGCGGCGGACGAACTTCCCGGTCATCCCCAGGTGGGCCAGGAGGCCCCGCTCGCCCTCGAAGGTGAGCAGCAGGTACTTGCCCCGGCGCTCCAGGGCTTCGACGCGCCCCGTCAGCTCGGCGAATTTCGCACGTTTGGCGCCCCGGAAGACGCGGGTGTTGTCCGCCTCGGCGCGGACCACGCGGTGGCCCTGGAGCCAACGCGCCAGGTTGCGCCGGGCAATCTCAACCTCGGGAAGCTCAGGCATCCGCCCCGGGCACATAGCACCGTGCGCCAGTGCCGCGCATTTCTTACTTGTTCATGCGCGTACACCCGCGAGAAGTTCCCCGCGCCAAAAGCCGGCACCTCTCCTAATGAGGGGGGCCTCAATCTCTTCACCCGGAGGAAGTATGGCCGACAAGAAGTACACGCCGATGCAGTTCCCCAACTGCAAGGGCCTCAAGGGCATCAGCGACGCAGTGCTCGAGGTCCACTTCAAGCTGTACGAGGGCTACGTCAACCGCACCAACAAGCTCACCGAGACGCTCTCGGGCATGGCCACCAAGGGTGAGGCGGCCGGCACCAACCCGATGTACGCGGAGATGACCCGCCGCCTGGGCTTCGAGTACAACGGCGTCGTCCTGCACGAGTACTACTTCGGCAACCTGAAGGCGGGCGGCAGCGGCGCCACGCCCCCGGCGAAGCTGAAGAAGGCCATGGAGGAGAGCTTCGGCTCCTTCGAGACGTGGCTGGCGGACTTCAAGGCCATCTCCACCATGCCGGGCATCGGCTGGGCGGTGACCTTCCAGGATCCGCGCACCGGGTGGCTGTCCAACCACTGGATCACCCTGCACGAGACGAACAACATCGCCGGCTTCAAGCCCATCATCGTCATGGATGCGTGGGAGCACGCCTTCGTGCCGGACTACAAGGCCAACGAGCGCGCGAAGTACGTGGACGCGTACTTCTCCAACCTCGACTTTGACGCAGCCGAAGGCCGTCTGAAGTAGGCCGTTCCCGGCTTCACCTCCGGGAGGCTCCCTCGTGCAGGCGAGCCTCCTGGCGGGCCTCCTTGACCCACTCGCGCACCAGCGCGCGCAGCCGCTCCGAGTCGAAGGGCTTCTCCACGCGCGGGTTGCGCACCGTCTCCAGGAACTCCTTGGCCGCAGGCGTGTACGCCCCGCCGGTGATGAACACCATGCGCCGGGCCCGCTCCGGCGAGGCGGCCAGCAACTGGGCGTGCAGCTCCATGCCCGTCATCTCCGGCATCATGAGATCGCAGAGGATGACGTCGTAGCTGCTGCCCTCGGAGGAGGTGAGCCGCTCCAGCGCCTGCCGCGCACTCTCCTCCACATCCACGTCGTGCTCGCGCGAGAGCGTGCGCCGCAGCGCGGAGCTCACCAGCGGATCGTCGTCCACGACCAGCAGCCGACCGCGCACTGTGGCTCCCGAGCGAACCTGGGGCGCCAGAGCCACCTGCTGCGCCGCACGGCTGGCCCCTGGCAGCCGCACCCGGAACACGGTGCCCTTGCCCACCTGGCTCTCCACCTCGATGCGCCCGCTCATGGAGCTGATGAACGCATGGCACAGCGCCAGGCCCAGCCCCGTGCCCACGCCCACCGGCTTGGTGGTGAAGAACGGATCGAAGATGCGCCCCATCACCTCGGGAGGGATGCCGCAACCCGTGTCTCGCACCTCCGCCACCACCTGTGCCTCCCCTCCCCGCTTCAGCACGAGCCGGACCTCGTTCTCCTCGGGCTTGCCCTCCGGCAGAGCATGGGCCGCGTTGATGATGAGGTTGAGGAACACCTGCGCCAGCCGTGCCTCGTTGCCCTCCACGGATGGCACATCCTCCGCGTACTCGCGGATCAGTTGAGCGCGCGGGCGCAGTTCTCCGGCCGCCATCTTCGCTGCCGAGTCCATCACCGCCCGCAAGTCCACCGGACCGTGCGTTTCCTCGTCCTGGCGCGAGAACGTCTTCAGGTCCTTCACGATGCGCCGCACCCGGTCCGCGCCCATCAGCGCCTCGCGCAGCACCTGCTCCAGCTCCCGCAGCCGATCGAGCGTGGCCTGCGAGCCCGCCTCCCGCGCCAGCTCCTTCACCTCCCCGCTGGCGTGGTCCAGGTTGGACATGATGTACGAGAGCGGGTTGTTGATCTCGTGCCCCACACCCGCGGCGAGCGTGCCCACCGCCGCCATCTTCCCCGCCTGGACGAGCTGAGCCTGCGTGGCACGCAGTTCCTGGAGGTTGGCATCCAGTTCCCGGGTCCGCTCCTCCACGCGGGCCTGCAGCCAGCGCTCGCGCTCCTTGAGCCCGCTCACGCGCCAGGCGTAGCCGCCCATCACCACGCCGCATGCGGCCAAGACACACAGCGCGTAGAACCAGCCCGTCTGGTGGAACCAGGGCCGCAGCGTCACATCCACCCGGGCTCCGGGCTCCACCCACCGGCCATCCCGGCCCAGCGCGGTGACCTCGAAGTGGTACGTGCCCGGCGTCAGCCGCGAGTACGAGACGATGCGCCGCTCCTCGGCCGCCACCCAGCCGCTGTCATACCCCTCCAGCCGGTAGCGAAGTGGCACCCGCTCGGCGCCGTGCGGCTCGAAGACGGTGAAGCGGAAGTCCACCCACTGTTGGCCCGGCGCCAGCTCCAGCCGATCGGTGGACGGCACGGGCTGGCCGTGAACCCGGATCTCTTCGATGAAGGGGCGAGGAAGCGGGGAACGAAGCCGGGCGTCCTCCGTCCGCACCCCGGACACGCCCTGCAGGCCGACGAACCAGAACCTCTTGTCGCGCGCCCTCCATGCGGCGGGCTGGCCTCCCCCGTTGCACTCGCCCGCCCGCATCCCGTCCCGGTCGTCGAAGAGCATGCCGCGCACGGGCTCGCGCCGCCCATCCATGACCTCCGCCACCTCGCCGCGGCTCACCCGGGCGACGCCCTTGTTGCTGCTCATCCAGAAGAAGTCCTGGGCGTCCAGCAGGAGGCTGTAGACGGTGTTATCCGGCAGGCCCTGCGCGGTGGTGACCGAGCTGAAGCGCCCATCCTTCAGGCGGCTCAGCCCGGTGCCAGTCCCCACCCACAGCGCACCATCCGTATCCAGGAACAGGCTGAAGACCGAGTTGCCCGCGAGCCCATCATGCGTGGTGAAGCGCGTGAAGGTGCCTTGGGAGAAGCGCACGAGGCCCGAGTGCGTGCCGTACCAGATCGTCCCCGAGTCCTCCCGCAGCAGGGGCATGATGAACTCGACGGTGAAGCCCTGCTCGCGGCCGTACACCGTGACGCGGCCGTTGCGCAGCGAGACCAGCCCCGACGAGGTGGCGAACCACATGCCGCCATCCGGCTCTGGCGCCATGGACCAGATGGTTGCGCCCGGAGGAAACCCCAGCTCGGGCTTGGGCCGGACGAAGCGCTCCCCGTTGAACCAGTAGGCGCCCGAGTACGTCCCCGCCCACAGCGTGCCGTCCGAGCTCTCCGCCAGCGAGCGGACGCGCTCGTCCTCCAGCCCACGCTCCGGCCCCATGCGGGTGATGACGCCGTCCTTCATCCGCTCCAGCCCGCCGCGCAAGGAGCCCCACCACAGCGAGCCATCCTTCGTGTCCAGCACCACGGTGGGTGAGATGACCGTGGCGCCTTCCGGCTCGCCGACGGGGAGGAAGGGCCCGCTGCGCAGGCGATGGACCCCGTCTCGCCCCGTCCCCACCCACACGCTGCCATCCGAGACCTCGCACAAGCTCAGGATGGGCTCGTTCGCCAGGCTCTGCGGAGCCAGCGCGGGAGAGAAGCCCGTCACGCCCCGCCGCACCAGCCCATTGTCCGTCCCCACCCAGAGGTTGCCGTCCCGATCCTCGAGCAGCGCCTTGATCTGGAACCGGGGTACGCCCTGCTCGGCGCCATACACGGTGAACTGGCCCTCCCGCAGGGAGTAGAGCCCCTGGGTGGTGCCAATCCAGAGCGTGCCATCCCGCGCCAGCATCAGGCCGGCCACGCGCGGCGCATCGGTCCCGGGCAGCGGGGTGAGCACCACCGAATCTCCCTTGACGCGGACCAGGCCCTTCGCCGTGCCGCCCCACACGCCCCCCTCCCCATCCGGGACGAGCGCCCAGACCGCTCCACCGGGAATCCCGTCGCGCGCCGTGTAGCGCCGCAGGGGCGCGCCGCCGGAGGTCGGTACCCGCACCAGCTCCTCAGCCGCCCCGACCCACACGGAGGTGCTGTCCGCCGCGAGCCCCAGGATGGGCTGCACATCCAGCCCATCCACGCCGGGCACCTGCCGGAGCTGGCCTTTCTCATAGCGAAGAAGACCCAAACCCGTGCCCACCCAGAGCACCCCGGACCCGTCCGTCACCAGCGACGAGATGGACACGGCCTGCATCTTGGGGGTGTTTTTCCGATCGAAGACGGAGAAGCGCGCGCCATCGAACCGGGCGAGCCCCTCGAAAGTGCCGAACCACAGGTAGCCGTCGGGCGTCTCCGCGCAGGCCAGTCCCGAGAGCTGCGGCAAGCCACTCTCGCTGCGCCAAGCCTGGTGGTTGTACTGGGAGATGCGCCGATCCGCCTCCAGCGCCCAGGCCGCTGTGGCGGCGCCCCACACCACGAGCACCGCGAGCCTCAGCAGGCCTCCCCACCGGTCTCGCCGTTGTGCGCGCACTCCCATGAAGCGCGCAGTGTCGCCTCGGATGGTCCCCAGGCAAAGAAAACCGGGAGGATCCTGATCACCTCACCGCAGACGGTAGACGGTGGTCTCGCCCTCCACGCCCTTGAGGAGGGCGCGCTCGCGCGTAGCGTTCAGCTCCGCGGCGCGGATGATGTCCTGGGCGCCCGGGGCGGCGTACACAGGCTCGGTGATGGCGATCTCGTCCGCGCCCGCCACGCCCTGCACGCGCGCGGCCACGTTCACCGTCTGGCCGAAGTAGTCCAGCCGCTCATTGAGCTCCACCGCGATACAGGGCCCCGTGTGCAGCCCCACTTTGAGCTGCAACTGAGCGCCCTCGCGGCTCACCCGCCGCACCTCGCGCGTCATGGCCGTGGCCGCCTCCAGCGCGGGCGTGGGCTCCGCGAAGCTGGCCATCACCGCGTCTCCAATCGTCTTCACCATGGAGCCGCCCTGCTCGGCGATCAGGTCTCTCAGGACCCCGAAGTGCTCGCGCACCAGCCCGTAGGCGCGCATGTCGCCGATGCGCTCGTACAGCTCCGTGGAGCCCTTCAGGTCCGTGAAGAGCACCGTCATCGACTTGAACTCCAGGCCACCCTCGGAGGGGATGCTCTCGGCGCGGAACAGCTCGCGGAACGTCTGGTGCGTCACCAGCCGCTTGCCGCTGAAGTAGCGCCGCATCGTGGATCCCCGGGTCATCGACGGGATGTCACAGGACAGCTGGGACGAGGTGAACCAGAACTTCACCAGCGCCACCCGCGCGGCGTCCGGCGTCCGGTTGTGGATCGTCAGGGAGACCTCTCCGGCCCGGACCTTGACCAGGCCCGGCAGCATCCGGCCATCCATCAGCTCCGCGTCCACGGAGCTCACGCCCTCATCCGCGGAGACCTCCAGCTTGCAGTACACGTGGTGGATCGGAGCGGCCAGGAAGTAGATACGGCCCGCCTCCAGCCGTTGGGTGAAGCGGTGGACGCCTCCCGGGGGCAGCGAGATGGACTCGAGGACGCTCTCGCCCAGGAGCTGCCGGATGTTCTCCGGCACGGTGCGGCTCTGGGAGAACATCAGCGCCAGCAGGTCCCTCTGGAGATCCAGGGAGTCGGGCTGGTGGAAGCGGATGCGGCGCACGGCGGGCGCCACGCTGAAGGCGACCTCCATGGTGTCGTCCTCGGTGCGGACGCTGACCCGGCACATCTGACAGTCACGCTCCCGGCTCAGCGAGCGCAGCGCCGCAGGCGTCGTCAGGAAGGCGCCGCACCATGGGCACAGCAGGCCCCAGGTGAACTCCAGGATGCCGGCGTGAGTGGCGCGGAGAAACAGGTCGATGGCCTCGTTCTCCGGCACGCCCGCGTCCGCAGCGAAGTGGAGCGGGCTGGTGCGGAACAGCGCCTCCTCGGGAGCGGTGGTGATGAAGCGCGCGAAGCGGTCCACGGTTCCGGGGCGGAAGTGACGGTGGGCACGCAGCACTTCGATGCGGTTTTCGAGCGCAACGGACATGGCGGCGCCATGGTAACCGCCTGCCTTTTCCGCCGCATGGCTGCCCTGCGAGGGGGCTCAGGAGGGCTCGGATAGGTCCACGTCGGCCGAAGCTCCAGCCTCCTCGGCCTTGTTCCCTTCGCGGCTTCGGACCTCGTGAGCCGCTTGAGCACGGAGCCGGAGTGCTCCTCGCTCCGGGAGCCGCCGCTCCGC includes:
- a CDS encoding two-component regulator propeller domain-containing protein → MGVRAQRRDRWGGLLRLAVLVVWGAATAAWALEADRRISQYNHQAWRSESGLPQLSGLACAETPDGYLWFGTFEGLARFDGARFSVFDRKNTPKMQAVSISSLVTDGSGVLWVGTGLGLLRYEKGQLRQVPGVDGLDVQPILGLAADSTSVWVGAAEELVRVPTSGGAPLRRYTARDGIPGGAVWALVPDGEGGVWGGTAKGLVRVKGDSVVLTPLPGTDAPRVAGLMLARDGTLWIGTTQGLYSLREGQFTVYGAEQGVPRFQIKALLEDRDGNLWVGTDNGLVRRGVTGFSPALAPQSLANEPILSLCEVSDGSVWVGTGRDGVHRLRSGPFLPVGEPEGATVISPTVVLDTKDGSLWWGSLRGGLERMKDGVITRMGPERGLEDERVRSLAESSDGTLWAGTYSGAYWFNGERFVRPKPELGFPPGATIWSMAPEPDGGMWFATSSGLVSLRNGRVTVYGREQGFTVEFIMPLLREDSGTIWYGTHSGLVRFSQGTFTRFTTHDGLAGNSVFSLFLDTDGALWVGTGTGLSRLKDGRFSSVTTAQGLPDNTVYSLLLDAQDFFWMSSNKGVARVSRGEVAEVMDGRREPVRGMLFDDRDGMRAGECNGGGQPAAWRARDKRFWFVGLQGVSGVRTEDARLRSPLPRPFIEEIRVHGQPVPSTDRLELAPGQQWVDFRFTVFEPHGAERVPLRYRLEGYDSGWVAAEERRIVSYSRLTPGTYHFEVTALGRDGRWVEPGARVDVTLRPWFHQTGWFYALCVLAACGVVMGGYAWRVSGLKERERWLQARVEERTRELDANLQELRATQAQLVQAGKMAAVGTLAAGVGHEINNPLSYIMSNLDHASGEVKELAREAGSQATLDRLRELEQVLREALMGADRVRRIVKDLKTFSRQDEETHGPVDLRAVMDSAAKMAAGELRPRAQLIREYAEDVPSVEGNEARLAQVFLNLIINAAHALPEGKPEENEVRLVLKRGGEAQVVAEVRDTGCGIPPEVMGRIFDPFFTTKPVGVGTGLGLALCHAFISSMSGRIEVESQVGKGTVFRVRLPGASRAAQQVALAPQVRSGATVRGRLLVVDDDPLVSSALRRTLSREHDVDVEESARQALERLTSSEGSSYDVILCDLMMPEMTGMELHAQLLAASPERARRMVFITGGAYTPAAKEFLETVRNPRVEKPFDSERLRALVREWVKEARQEARLHEGASRR
- a CDS encoding superoxide dismutase, which gives rise to MADKKYTPMQFPNCKGLKGISDAVLEVHFKLYEGYVNRTNKLTETLSGMATKGEAAGTNPMYAEMTRRLGFEYNGVVLHEYYFGNLKAGGSGATPPAKLKKAMEESFGSFETWLADFKAISTMPGIGWAVTFQDPRTGWLSNHWITLHETNNIAGFKPIIVMDAWEHAFVPDYKANERAKYVDAYFSNLDFDAAEGRLK
- a CDS encoding adenylate/guanylate cyclase domain-containing protein, translating into MSVALENRIEVLRAHRHFRPGTVDRFARFITTAPEEALFRTSPLHFAADAGVPENEAIDLFLRATHAGILEFTWGLLCPWCGAFLTTPAALRSLSRERDCQMCRVSVRTEDDTMEVAFSVAPAVRRIRFHQPDSLDLQRDLLALMFSQSRTVPENIRQLLGESVLESISLPPGGVHRFTQRLEAGRIYFLAAPIHHVYCKLEVSADEGVSSVDAELMDGRMLPGLVKVRAGEVSLTIHNRTPDAARVALVKFWFTSSQLSCDIPSMTRGSTMRRYFSGKRLVTHQTFRELFRAESIPSEGGLEFKSMTVLFTDLKGSTELYERIGDMRAYGLVREHFGVLRDLIAEQGGSMVKTIGDAVMASFAEPTPALEAATAMTREVRRVSREGAQLQLKVGLHTGPCIAVELNERLDYFGQTVNVAARVQGVAGADEIAITEPVYAAPGAQDIIRAAELNATRERALLKGVEGETTVYRLR